The Tenacibaculum jejuense genome includes a window with the following:
- a CDS encoding LamG-like jellyroll fold domain-containing protein yields the protein MNLSTLNLKQLIAATSVTLILFSCKQEQKEKEVVKKDTTKTDLKAALTFYSSFDNGIEADFALGDKKMYTVPNRKAVDSAKVGLHKPDITRQDGKGKYGAGLVFTERSSGNIYYPSEKNINYNTENWNGAVSFWLSLDPATDLKPGYCDPIQITDVSYNDAAIWVDFTKENPRDFRLGVIGDREVWNPNPEGPDNENPIFNKRLTGVKNPPFGTGKWTHILINFSGLNTKEGKASLYMNGELKGTREQIDTPFTWDLSKSNIYLGLGYIGLFDELSIFNRNLTDKEIKTLYNLENGVQTILN from the coding sequence ATGAATCTATCTACATTAAACTTAAAACAGCTAATAGCTGCAACTAGTGTCACACTAATTTTGTTTTCTTGTAAACAAGAACAAAAAGAAAAAGAAGTTGTAAAAAAAGATACCACTAAAACAGATTTAAAAGCCGCTCTAACTTTTTATAGTTCTTTTGATAATGGCATTGAGGCTGATTTTGCACTTGGAGACAAGAAAATGTACACTGTACCGAATAGAAAAGCTGTAGATTCTGCGAAAGTTGGGTTGCATAAACCTGATATAACAAGACAAGATGGAAAGGGGAAATATGGAGCCGGTTTAGTATTCACAGAACGTAGTTCTGGTAATATTTATTACCCGAGTGAAAAGAATATTAATTATAATACTGAAAATTGGAATGGAGCTGTTTCTTTTTGGTTAAGTTTAGATCCTGCTACTGATTTAAAACCAGGTTATTGTGATCCTATTCAAATTACTGATGTTAGTTATAATGATGCTGCTATTTGGGTTGATTTCACTAAGGAAAATCCGCGTGATTTTAGATTAGGAGTTATTGGTGATCGAGAGGTTTGGAATCCAAATCCTGAAGGACCAGATAACGAAAATCCTATTTTCAATAAAAGATTAACTGGAGTAAAAAATCCGCCTTTTGGAACTGGTAAATGGACTCATATTTTGATCAACTTTTCTGGTTTGAATACAAAAGAAGGAAAAGCTTCTCTATACATGAATGGTGAACTTAAAGGAACACGTGAACAAATTGATACTCCTTTTACTTGGGATTTATCTAAATCGAATATTTACTTAGGATTAGGTTATATCGGTCTTTTTGATGAACTATCTATTTTCAATAGAAATTTAACCGATAAAGAAATCAAAACGTTGTATAACTTAGAAAATGGAGTTCAAACCATTTTGAACTAA
- a CDS encoding LytR/AlgR family response regulator transcription factor gives MKILIIEDEPRAARQLENLLHKTSFNYELLDVIDTVEDTVIWFKENSDPDLVFMDIQLADGLSFEIFQKIEIEAPIIFTTAFDQYAIQAFKVNSVDYLLKPVQQEDLETALNKFQKSNTNSNNLSSDVLKELLGSLQTPQERAGILVKEGNSFVQIRISELLYVYSQDSITFGVTNTKRYIIDETIDQLFNSLDQTKFYKINRGQIVSKFSIQKIDPYFNHRVKLVLSNPRDQEFIVSRQKTSDFKSWMNS, from the coding sequence ATGAAAATATTAATTATTGAAGACGAACCACGTGCTGCAAGACAATTGGAGAATTTATTACACAAAACATCTTTCAATTACGAATTGTTAGATGTTATTGATACTGTTGAAGATACCGTAATTTGGTTTAAAGAAAACTCAGATCCAGATTTAGTATTTATGGATATTCAATTGGCCGATGGTTTGAGTTTTGAAATTTTTCAGAAAATAGAAATTGAAGCTCCTATAATTTTCACAACAGCTTTCGATCAGTATGCTATTCAAGCATTTAAAGTAAATAGTGTAGATTATCTTTTGAAACCAGTACAACAAGAAGATTTAGAAACGGCATTAAACAAATTCCAAAAGTCTAATACAAACTCTAATAATTTATCTTCTGATGTTTTGAAAGAGTTATTAGGAAGCCTGCAAACTCCGCAGGAAAGAGCCGGAATTTTAGTCAAAGAAGGAAATAGTTTTGTACAAATTAGAATATCAGAACTTTTGTATGTGTATTCGCAAGATAGTATAACGTTTGGTGTAACTAATACAAAACGATATATTATAGATGAGACTATCGATCAACTATTTAACTCTTTAGATCAAACTAAATTTTATAAGATAAATAGAGGACAAATAGTCTCAAAATTTTCAATTCAAAAGATAGATCCTTATTTCAATCACCGTGTAAAATTGGTTTTGTCTAATCCTAGAGATCAGGAATTTATTGTAAGCAGACAAAAAACAAGTGATTTTAAATCTTGGATGAATTCTTAA
- a CDS encoding S41 family peptidase encodes MKKIFYILSLFIVVQLSAQKILTTEDWRNDLKFLQHKIHKDYASLFVKTTKTDFDAKIEKLHQDIPNLQEHEIIVRMTEIIASFEYGHTGIYFGLNPMKFHSFPFNLYEYNDGIFIEGVSKVYEKALGSKVLKINNIDISEALEKVKTVVNSENSQYFKAYGINYLTIAEVLHAKRITNTLQKTIELTLEKDEKIFQMEFNVLPKGESVPKKYSRIQQNEDWLTARDQNSTPLYLKQLDKVYFQEYLPKHKAVYVRHSKIRDDKSVNTENFYRGVFDFIEHNEVEKLVIDLRLNGGGNNYLNKPIIKEIIRSNVINKVGNLYVIIGRRTFSACQNLVNELDNYTNVIFVGEPTAENVNFWGDARPEVLPNSKIPVYLSFAWWQDKPAWENAEWIAPQIPVTMSFKEYITNQDPVLQAALTFKAENFIHKPMDYIRSLYDTNQLEKLATEIPKMIQDPKYSFFDFESELIKSGNQVSNYNPQASVQIFSFVTHLFPNSIIALKGLGENYLKIGSKKEGRQVLEKVIAMDKNGKIAKQARKLLKN; translated from the coding sequence ATGAAAAAAATATTCTATATACTTTCACTATTTATTGTAGTACAACTATCGGCTCAAAAGATTTTAACTACTGAAGATTGGAGAAATGATCTTAAATTTTTGCAACATAAAATTCATAAAGATTATGCCTCTTTATTTGTTAAAACCACGAAGACAGACTTTGATGCAAAGATTGAAAAATTACACCAAGATATTCCAAATCTACAAGAGCATGAAATTATTGTCAGGATGACTGAAATTATCGCTTCTTTTGAATACGGACATACAGGAATATATTTTGGATTAAATCCCATGAAATTTCATTCTTTTCCTTTCAACCTGTATGAATATAATGACGGAATTTTTATTGAAGGAGTTTCTAAAGTGTATGAAAAAGCATTGGGTTCTAAAGTTTTAAAAATCAACAATATTGATATATCAGAAGCTTTAGAGAAGGTCAAAACTGTTGTAAATTCAGAGAATAGTCAATATTTTAAAGCTTACGGAATTAACTATTTAACAATAGCAGAAGTTTTACATGCAAAAAGAATTACAAATACACTTCAAAAAACTATAGAACTTACTTTAGAAAAAGATGAGAAAATATTCCAAATGGAGTTTAATGTACTTCCAAAAGGAGAATCTGTACCTAAAAAATATAGTCGCATACAGCAAAATGAAGATTGGTTAACTGCAAGAGATCAAAATTCAACACCTTTATATTTAAAACAATTAGATAAAGTTTATTTTCAGGAATACTTACCAAAACATAAAGCTGTATACGTAAGGCACAGTAAAATTAGAGACGACAAATCTGTAAATACAGAAAACTTTTACAGAGGAGTTTTTGATTTTATAGAACATAATGAAGTAGAAAAATTGGTTATCGATTTACGATTAAATGGGGGAGGGAACAACTATTTAAACAAACCAATTATTAAAGAAATTATAAGATCTAACGTAATTAATAAAGTTGGAAATTTATATGTAATTATTGGTAGAAGAACATTTTCTGCATGTCAGAATTTAGTGAACGAATTGGATAATTATACAAATGTAATTTTTGTAGGTGAACCAACTGCTGAAAATGTGAATTTTTGGGGAGATGCACGTCCAGAAGTACTTCCAAACAGTAAAATACCTGTGTATTTATCGTTTGCTTGGTGGCAAGATAAGCCAGCTTGGGAAAACGCAGAATGGATTGCTCCTCAAATTCCAGTTACAATGAGTTTTAAAGAATATATTACGAATCAAGATCCTGTGTTACAAGCAGCATTAACTTTTAAAGCAGAAAACTTTATTCATAAGCCAATGGATTATATCAGAAGTTTATACGATACAAATCAATTAGAAAAATTAGCTACTGAAATTCCCAAAATGATACAAGATCCGAAATATTCATTTTTTGATTTTGAATCAGAGCTAATAAAATCTGGAAATCAAGTTTCTAATTATAACCCTCAAGCTTCAGTTCAAATTTTTTCCTTTGTAACACATTTGTTTCCAAATTCAATCATAGCGTTAAAAGGT